From one Haloferax marinisediminis genomic stretch:
- a CDS encoding DUF7533 family protein translates to MRLGILEMIGLGASLIFAIPLGVFGLTLLMDGRTVFGGAMVFLAVLMVALPKYLTTPQDIPMLAAEKVMGGIAKEPDEEE, encoded by the coding sequence ATGCGACTCGGAATCTTAGAAATGATCGGACTCGGAGCGTCGCTCATCTTCGCTATTCCGCTCGGCGTCTTCGGTCTCACACTCCTGATGGACGGTCGGACCGTCTTCGGCGGCGCGATGGTCTTCCTCGCCGTCCTCATGGTCGCGCTTCCGAAGTATCTCACCACGCCGCAGGACATTCCGATGCTCGCGGCCGAGAAAGTCATGGGCGGCATCGCAAAAGAGCCAGACGAAGAAGAGTAG
- a CDS encoding M24 family metallopeptidase has product MPSGPRGGSAIDAAIDERTAVGFVAICRADDPLGRYLTGRDLGVDVVYVRVAGETHLRVPSTVDVPEVPNASVRVDDRPAGQAAAAILADHAPDGTVLAPRTIPHDTALHLESAGYELSSTTAVRDARAIKDTEEIDAIEGVQRAAKRGITAAAVILADAHVEDETLVWGDAPLSTERIRRQVNATLAVEGVDSVGATTVTTGTRGGRDAAVELVPGEPIVVSVSPRGPAGYRGALARTFVVDADGGWERRAHVACDAARDVSLVEANAGADAGFVGSEIRAETAAFGFSMNDEVTRDVGGGIGLAAREAPQLDGDTELVEGNVVRVRAAISHADNGRVELTDVLVVGEDGPRMLGDAPTGLDPSRWSE; this is encoded by the coding sequence GTGCCGTCCGGTCCCCGCGGCGGTTCGGCCATCGACGCCGCCATCGACGAGAGAACTGCGGTCGGATTCGTCGCCATCTGCCGCGCTGACGACCCACTCGGCAGGTATCTGACCGGCCGCGACCTCGGTGTCGATGTCGTGTACGTCCGCGTCGCCGGCGAGACGCATCTTCGCGTTCCCTCGACGGTCGACGTTCCAGAGGTTCCAAACGCGTCTGTCCGCGTGGACGACAGACCAGCAGGCCAAGCCGCCGCGGCGATTCTGGCCGACCACGCACCCGATGGAACGGTGCTGGCACCGCGAACGATTCCCCACGACACCGCACTCCACCTCGAATCGGCGGGCTACGAACTATCGTCGACGACAGCAGTGCGAGACGCTCGGGCAATCAAGGACACCGAAGAAATCGATGCTATCGAAGGGGTTCAGCGGGCCGCAAAGCGCGGCATCACCGCCGCCGCCGTCATCCTTGCCGATGCGCACGTCGAAGACGAGACGCTCGTCTGGGGCGACGCACCCCTCTCGACGGAGCGTATTCGGCGGCAAGTGAACGCGACACTCGCCGTCGAAGGTGTCGACTCGGTGGGAGCGACGACAGTGACGACAGGCACTCGCGGCGGACGAGACGCGGCGGTCGAACTCGTGCCGGGCGAACCAATCGTTGTCTCGGTGTCGCCGCGTGGTCCCGCAGGATACCGCGGGGCGCTCGCGCGAACCTTCGTCGTCGACGCGGACGGCGGATGGGAACGACGGGCTCACGTGGCCTGTGACGCCGCCCGAGACGTTTCGCTCGTGGAGGCGAACGCCGGTGCCGATGCCGGCTTCGTCGGGAGCGAGATTCGCGCCGAGACGGCCGCGTTCGGCTTCTCGATGAACGACGAAGTGACGAGAGACGTCGGGGGCGGCATCGGACTGGCCGCCCGAGAAGCCCCACAACTAGACGGAGACACCGAACTCGTCGAAGGAAACGTCGTCAGAGTTCGTGCTGCAATCTCCCACGCAGACAACGGCCGGGTAGAACTGACCGACGTGCTCGTCGTCGGTGAAGACGGCCCACGGATGCTCGGTGACGCGCCGACCGGTCTCGACCCGTCTCGCTGGAGCGAGTGA